In Halobacillus amylolyticus, the following proteins share a genomic window:
- a CDS encoding ABC transporter ATP-binding protein: protein MLNLSNLSVKYGSFTAIEDVNVEVGEGEFVVLLGSNGAGKSTIFKAISGLEKPSGGKIIFEGNSIGGLSPERLVKSGIVHCAEGRELFPRMTVHENLIMGAYVHRKKKKEIKQSIKDVYELFPILHEKREDAAGSLSGGQQQMLAIGRALMAKPKLMLLDEPSIGLAPLIVEQMFDVIQQINKDGTTILLAEQNANAALKIANRGYVFENGSIVVQGTSEELFTNDEVRKAYIGA from the coding sequence GTGCTTAACCTTTCAAACCTATCTGTCAAATATGGCAGCTTTACCGCAATAGAGGATGTGAATGTCGAGGTGGGGGAAGGTGAATTTGTTGTTTTACTAGGTTCGAATGGCGCAGGAAAAAGTACGATATTCAAGGCGATCAGCGGTCTTGAGAAACCTAGTGGAGGGAAAATTATCTTTGAAGGTAACTCGATAGGTGGTCTGTCACCGGAGCGTCTTGTCAAATCAGGAATTGTTCATTGTGCGGAAGGCCGAGAACTATTTCCAAGGATGACCGTCCATGAAAATTTGATCATGGGAGCATACGTTCACCGAAAAAAGAAAAAGGAAATCAAACAGTCAATAAAGGATGTCTATGAGTTATTCCCGATTTTACATGAAAAAAGAGAGGATGCTGCCGGGTCCTTAAGTGGCGGACAACAGCAAATGCTGGCAATTGGCAGGGCTTTGATGGCAAAACCGAAACTGATGCTGTTAGATGAACCATCGATTGGTTTGGCTCCTTTAATTGTTGAACAAATGTTTGATGTAATTCAACAGATTAATAAAGATGGTACTACGATTCTATTGGCAGAGCAAAATGCCAATGCGGCATTAAAAATTGCCAATCGAGGCTATGTTTTTGAAAATGGTTCCATCGTTGTACAAGGGACATCTGAAGAACTGTTTACGAATGATGAAGTGCGCAAGGCATACATCGGTGCCTGA
- a CDS encoding branched-chain amino acid ABC transporter permease — protein MSSLLRKRIIIIGLIAIAGIFPFITQNEYWLHILTLSFIWMIAVYGLNLLAGYTGYLSLAHAGFFAIGAYSLGLLTVKAGVGYWAALALACLITSSIGLLIGLIALRTKEHFFAIYTLCVGYVIYLVIDKWDSLTGGVRGLIGIPAPSNIGPISFQSPLSQYYLILFFLLLTVFVMYRIVHSLTGRTFIAIRNSEELAQTIGISTMKNKLTVFVLSTFFAGLAGALYASFIRFIGPDIGYITIIFDFLTYLLVGGIGTLAGPIVGTFLVVWVSQSLQFLQDSRMLIFGPLLTLLIIFYPRGIVGALFEWKMKRSYKKKKQSSKAGHSKGQYTDSQSESEQKVKEG, from the coding sequence ATGTCATCACTTCTAAGGAAAAGAATAATAATCATTGGCTTAATTGCCATCGCCGGGATTTTTCCGTTTATCACGCAAAATGAGTATTGGCTTCACATTTTAACCTTATCGTTTATCTGGATGATTGCCGTATATGGACTGAATTTACTAGCAGGTTATACTGGCTATTTGTCTCTAGCTCATGCGGGTTTCTTTGCAATTGGGGCTTATTCATTAGGTCTGTTAACAGTTAAAGCTGGTGTGGGTTACTGGGCTGCCCTGGCTCTAGCTTGTTTGATTACTAGCTCCATTGGTTTGTTAATTGGATTAATTGCACTTAGAACAAAAGAACACTTTTTTGCAATCTATACACTATGTGTCGGATATGTTATCTACCTAGTTATTGACAAATGGGATAGTTTAACAGGAGGGGTTCGCGGTTTGATCGGCATTCCCGCGCCTTCTAATATAGGTCCGATCTCCTTCCAGAGTCCACTCTCACAATATTATCTTATTCTATTTTTCCTTTTACTCACTGTTTTTGTTATGTATCGAATCGTTCACTCTCTCACTGGGCGAACATTCATTGCGATTAGAAATAGTGAAGAACTGGCGCAAACAATAGGAATATCAACAATGAAAAACAAGTTAACCGTTTTTGTCTTATCCACTTTTTTCGCAGGTTTAGCTGGTGCATTGTATGCCTCCTTCATCCGATTTATTGGTCCAGATATCGGCTACATCACCATTATCTTTGATTTTCTAACGTATTTGCTGGTGGGAGGAATCGGCACACTGGCAGGTCCGATAGTTGGAACGTTCCTTGTTGTTTGGGTATCCCAATCCCTTCAGTTTTTACAAGATTCTCGAATGCTCATTTTCGGACCTCTCTTAACATTGCTTATCATCTTTTATCCAAGGGGAATTGTGGGAGCCCTTTTTGAGTGGAAGATGAAACGATCTTATAAAAAGAAAAAGCAATCCTCAAAAGCCGGGCATTCGAAAGGTCAATATACTGATTCTCAATCAGAATCTGAGCAAAAGGTTAAGGAGGGGTGA
- a CDS encoding ABC transporter ATP-binding protein: MFLETKNVTKQFGGLVAVNNVDFSIEKGKINAIIGPNGAGKSTFFNLVSGTYPLSSGQVTYKGKDITKLPSNKIAELGIARTFQTTNLFEQSTVLDNVIVGHRLRTKSNLVDAILRTKRFKREEQKCRDKAMEVLEFVGLTSIADKMAANVTQEEKKRVAFALALATDPEIVFLDEPAAGINPDETEGLAELMRKMVQKGITVCLIEHKMQMIMKLADNIMVLNYGEKIAEGTPDEIMNNQTVIEAYLGGDASA; this comes from the coding sequence TTGTTCTTAGAAACGAAGAATGTAACGAAACAATTCGGTGGCCTAGTTGCTGTAAACAACGTCGACTTCTCCATAGAGAAAGGGAAGATTAACGCGATTATTGGACCAAACGGGGCGGGGAAATCAACTTTCTTTAATTTGGTTAGTGGAACCTATCCCCTAAGCTCTGGCCAAGTTACTTATAAGGGGAAGGATATCACAAAGCTTCCTTCTAATAAGATTGCCGAACTTGGCATAGCAAGAACGTTTCAGACGACCAACCTATTTGAACAATCTACTGTCCTCGATAACGTTATTGTAGGCCATCGATTACGTACAAAATCAAACCTAGTTGATGCTATTTTAAGGACGAAACGATTTAAGAGGGAAGAGCAAAAATGCAGGGATAAGGCGATGGAGGTTTTAGAGTTTGTCGGATTAACAAGTATTGCTGACAAAATGGCTGCCAATGTCACACAAGAAGAGAAAAAGCGTGTGGCCTTTGCCCTTGCTTTAGCCACTGATCCCGAAATCGTTTTCCTAGATGAACCGGCAGCAGGTATTAACCCAGATGAAACGGAAGGCCTTGCTGAATTGATGAGAAAAATGGTACAAAAAGGAATTACTGTTTGTTTAATTGAGCACAAAATGCAAATGATTATGAAACTGGCTGACAACATTATGGTTTTAAACTACGGTGAAAAGATTGCTGAGGGCACCCCAGATGAAATTATGAACAACCAAACAGTTATAGAAGCTTATTTAGGGGGCGACGCCAGTGCTTAA